The proteins below come from a single Chryseobacterium nepalense genomic window:
- a CDS encoding RNA polymerase sigma factor yields MPQKEKDNIISQTVSKYGGKLMSYIRPKVKNAEDAEDILQEVWYQFSSLTNFSEIVNVGGWLYRVTANKITDKYRKKKTENLEDFVYEDEDGDFSIKDILLMDESAGPEIKMFQDEIWKKLFEALEELPEKQRIVYVENELNDKTLQEIADEHGENIKTIISRKNYAVKHLRNRLRKLYEDLNS; encoded by the coding sequence ATGCCACAGAAGGAGAAGGACAATATCATCTCGCAAACCGTTTCAAAGTACGGAGGAAAGCTGATGTCTTATATTCGTCCCAAAGTGAAAAATGCGGAAGATGCGGAAGATATTCTGCAGGAGGTGTGGTATCAGTTCAGTAGTCTTACGAATTTCTCTGAGATTGTAAACGTAGGTGGCTGGCTGTACAGGGTTACGGCCAATAAAATCACCGACAAGTACCGGAAGAAAAAAACCGAAAACCTTGAGGATTTCGTGTATGAGGATGAAGACGGCGATTTCTCCATTAAAGATATTCTGCTGATGGATGAAAGCGCCGGTCCGGAAATAAAAATGTTTCAGGATGAAATCTGGAAAAAATTATTTGAAGCACTGGAAGAACTTCCTGAAAAACAAAGAATTGTCTATGTTGAAAACGAACTCAATGATAAAACCCTTCAGGAAATAGCCGATGAACACGGTGAAAATATCAAAACCATCATCAGCCGAAAAAATTACGCGGTAAAACACTTGAGAAACCGGTTGAGAAAATTATACGAAGATTTAAATAGTTAG
- a CDS encoding J domain-containing protein — protein sequence MKDYYYFLGIPHDASEEDIKKAYRKLSLKYHPDKNQNDDFFADRFREIQEAYETLSDKSRRHSYDQNLESQQKSFRYTVPPSIKTFSANKIHAKKGEEIIVTWQTQNADVVKVLPFGLEKAYGERVFKITEFKDGKFQILLHATNSLLHKTAVQGITITEVFESDTEKFKEKAEELFRSQPRTAANPHGQPKIMKIIVAVGLLILALYFLIKSFGH from the coding sequence ATGAAAGATTATTACTATTTTCTAGGGATTCCGCACGATGCTTCAGAAGAAGACATCAAAAAAGCATATCGTAAACTTTCTTTAAAATATCACCCCGACAAAAATCAGAATGATGATTTCTTTGCAGACCGCTTCAGGGAAATACAGGAAGCTTATGAAACGCTGAGCGATAAAAGCAGGAGACATTCTTATGATCAGAATTTAGAAAGCCAGCAGAAAAGCTTTCGGTATACGGTTCCGCCATCCATCAAGACGTTTTCAGCCAATAAAATCCATGCAAAAAAAGGGGAGGAAATTATCGTGACCTGGCAGACACAAAATGCGGATGTAGTGAAGGTTTTGCCTTTCGGGCTGGAAAAAGCGTATGGAGAAAGAGTATTTAAAATAACGGAATTTAAAGACGGAAAATTTCAGATTTTGCTGCATGCTACCAATTCATTGCTGCATAAAACGGCGGTACAAGGCATTACCATTACCGAAGTTTTTGAAAGCGATACAGAAAAATTCAAAGAAAAAGCAGAAGAATTATTCAGATCACAGCCGAGAACAGCTGCAAACCCGCACGGTCAGCCAAAAATCATGAAAATTATTGTGGCTGTTGGTTTACTTATCCTGGCCCTGTATTTTTTAATAAAAAGCTTCGGGCATTAG